One genomic segment of Natrialbaceae archaeon AArc-T1-2 includes these proteins:
- a CDS encoding MaoC family dehydratase — translation MSQQNVGGDNISTLTNVWTTMASSFLQGATAANRAAVSALVPPAASKNGSDSAPKAVTAPISSLEYSDLDWEFERTVDDPDQIDVGDTVTFGKTLTDEDVAAFARASGDTNRLHLDEEFGADSRFGERIVHGTLASGLISAALARLPGLTVYLSQDLEFRAPVGVGDRVSARVEVVEDLGNGQYRLETIVHDEDSDETVIGGEAVVLIDDLPEE, via the coding sequence ATGTCACAGCAGAACGTTGGGGGGGACAATATTTCAACTCTAACGAACGTGTGGACGACGATGGCAAGCAGCTTCCTCCAGGGAGCGACCGCCGCAAACCGCGCCGCCGTCTCCGCACTCGTTCCCCCAGCCGCCAGCAAGAACGGTTCCGACTCCGCCCCGAAAGCCGTCACCGCCCCGATCTCCTCGCTCGAGTACTCCGATCTCGACTGGGAGTTCGAACGAACCGTCGACGACCCCGACCAGATCGACGTCGGCGACACCGTCACCTTCGGCAAGACGCTTACTGACGAGGACGTCGCCGCGTTCGCGCGAGCGAGCGGCGACACGAACCGACTCCACCTCGACGAGGAGTTCGGTGCCGACAGTCGCTTCGGCGAACGGATCGTCCACGGCACCCTGGCGTCCGGACTCATCAGCGCCGCCCTCGCTCGCCTGCCGGGGCTGACCGTCTATCTCTCCCAGGACCTCGAGTTCCGTGCACCGGTCGGCGTCGGCGACCGCGTCTCCGCCCGGGTCGAAGTCGTCGAAGACCTCGGAAACGGCCAGTATCGCCTCGAGACGATCGTCCACGACGAGGACAGCGACGAGACGGTCATCGGCGGCGAAGCCGTCGTGTTGATCGACGACCTCCCCGAAGAGTAG
- a CDS encoding AbrB/MazE/SpoVT family DNA-binding domain-containing protein — translation MTDDSGQPPWFPPAMMKKQLEEIQEAGENVAESQQELWQQFMQTQSPFDELSTLGPTSLGTATFKARVQSGGRISIPEPEREALDIEEGDIVQTIVVPVKRDRDQE, via the coding sequence ATGACGGACGATTCCGGTCAGCCACCCTGGTTTCCGCCGGCGATGATGAAAAAGCAACTCGAGGAGATACAGGAGGCAGGCGAGAACGTCGCCGAGTCCCAACAGGAGCTCTGGCAGCAGTTCATGCAAACGCAGTCGCCGTTCGACGAGCTGTCGACACTTGGCCCGACGAGCCTGGGGACCGCGACGTTCAAAGCCCGCGTCCAAAGCGGCGGCCGGATCAGTATTCCCGAACCGGAACGGGAAGCCCTCGACATCGAAGAGGGCGACATCGTCCAGACGATCGTCGTTCCGGTCAAACGAGACCGCGATCAGGAGTGA
- a CDS encoding poly(R)-hydroxyalkanoic acid synthase subunit PhaE, with amino-acid sequence MTDSQPQTQNWNAFVEQWNEQLLEALEENMEAQAQFVESWTQTVEETTDDEEMADGVEGYARAYEAWMDASRQMVERVNDVAEGEDVDVEEFRDIWLNTANEAFKEVMSTTAFAKMTGETVGDVLDAQQQADETAESTLRTLGFATERDVVEVGDRLVELERRQHAVEQKLDRVLEELQE; translated from the coding sequence ATGACAGACTCTCAGCCCCAGACGCAAAACTGGAACGCGTTCGTCGAACAGTGGAACGAGCAACTCCTCGAGGCACTCGAGGAGAACATGGAAGCACAGGCCCAGTTCGTCGAGAGCTGGACGCAGACGGTCGAAGAGACGACCGACGACGAGGAGATGGCCGACGGCGTCGAGGGATACGCCCGCGCCTACGAGGCCTGGATGGACGCCTCCCGCCAGATGGTCGAGCGGGTCAACGACGTCGCCGAAGGCGAGGACGTCGACGTCGAAGAGTTCCGTGACATCTGGCTCAACACCGCAAACGAGGCGTTCAAGGAGGTCATGTCGACGACCGCCTTCGCCAAGATGACCGGCGAGACCGTCGGCGACGTCCTCGACGCGCAACAACAGGCCGACGAGACCGCCGAGTCGACACTTCGGACGCTCGGGTTCGCGACCGAACGCGACGTCGTCGAGGTCGGCGACCGCCTCGTCGAACTCGAGCGACGACAACACGCAGTCGAGCAGAAACTCGACCGCGTCCTCGAGGAACTCCAAGAATGA